A window of Flavobacterium flavigenum contains these coding sequences:
- a CDS encoding RNA polymerase sigma factor — protein sequence MKRSDRHLLELIAEKDEKSFNEFYKRYSSLLYKWALNRIGNADIASDIAQDFWSTLWLNPQKIKTNSEGSAKNFILHFYTFRILDYLRANKKQKEKTVVGEEQLNALENTLSYTHILEDIQEQEIYALIDEVLLDLPELTRQVFEYRWRKQYSIKETSKKLDLDEKGVYNRTFVALTAIRNKVNVMLEDEKGIDNPETLLGLAVLLNLF from the coding sequence ATGAAACGATCAGATAGACACCTCTTGGAATTGATTGCAGAAAAGGATGAAAAATCTTTTAACGAGTTTTACAAAAGGTATTCGTCATTATTATATAAATGGGCTCTTAACCGGATTGGCAATGCAGACATTGCTAGCGATATTGCTCAGGATTTCTGGTCGACTTTATGGCTCAACCCTCAAAAGATCAAAACTAATAGTGAGGGATCTGCTAAAAATTTCATACTTCATTTTTATACTTTTAGGATATTAGATTACCTAAGAGCTAACAAGAAACAAAAGGAGAAAACAGTTGTAGGAGAAGAACAGTTGAATGCTCTTGAAAATACGTTGTCCTATACTCATATTTTAGAGGATATACAGGAGCAGGAAATATATGCTCTTATAGACGAGGTGTTACTTGATTTGCCTGAACTAACCCGACAGGTATTTGAATACAGATGGCGGAAACAATATTCTATTAAGGAAACATCCAAAAAATTGGATTTGGATGAAAAAGGAGTTTATAACCGAACGTTTGTGGCTCTTACAGCTATTCGTAATAAAGTTAATGTTATGCTTGAAGATGAAAAAGGAATTGATAATCCTGAAACGCTTTTAGGGCTGGCAGTTTTGTTGAATTTATTTTAG
- a CDS encoding FecR family protein has product MDKSNRKFFNNKQDTINWLVQLFERYANGQATEKEKEIIENWNADSGETAYNATETEVKEGCNTVWQRLTAEFGFEQETTKPIVKQKVIRLNLFIKYAVAAAVIVFAGIGTYFYTSKETIQNKDLQQYADNKTYFESKTGEHIEVTLPDSSVIHLNSNTKVAIIKKEFNTENREFWLEEGEAFFEITKNPEKPFIIHSSGLQTTVLGTSFNIKAYKELDETSVSVRDGKVQVKHQGNLLGVFTKNKQITVNKATGSTVKSEANWEDAASWMENRLVMNGANAKELKLRLKQHFNVTVEIKNNKLDGKLLSSSFRTDVSLKEVLDGISLLYNIKYDLSQSGKVILY; this is encoded by the coding sequence ATGGATAAAAGTAATAGGAAGTTCTTCAATAACAAACAGGATACAATAAACTGGCTGGTCCAACTATTCGAACGCTATGCTAATGGTCAGGCAACTGAAAAAGAAAAAGAAATAATAGAAAATTGGAATGCAGATTCAGGAGAAACGGCTTATAATGCTACGGAAACAGAAGTAAAAGAAGGCTGTAACACTGTTTGGCAAAGATTGACTGCCGAATTTGGTTTTGAACAGGAAACGACAAAACCAATTGTAAAACAAAAAGTAATTCGTTTAAATCTGTTTATCAAATATGCTGTAGCGGCAGCGGTAATTGTGTTTGCAGGTATCGGAACTTACTTTTATACTTCTAAAGAAACTATTCAGAACAAAGATTTACAACAATATGCCGACAACAAAACCTATTTTGAATCCAAAACAGGAGAGCATATAGAAGTAACATTACCTGATAGTTCTGTAATACACCTGAATAGCAATACTAAGGTAGCCATAATAAAAAAAGAATTTAATACCGAAAATCGCGAATTCTGGCTTGAAGAAGGTGAAGCTTTTTTTGAAATTACCAAAAACCCCGAAAAACCCTTTATCATTCATAGTAGTGGTTTACAAACTACCGTATTAGGAACCTCTTTCAACATCAAAGCCTATAAAGAATTAGATGAAACGTCGGTATCGGTGCGAGATGGAAAAGTACAAGTGAAGCATCAGGGTAATTTGTTAGGCGTATTCACTAAAAACAAACAAATAACAGTTAACAAGGCAACGGGAAGCACTGTAAAAAGTGAAGCCAACTGGGAAGATGCCGCATCCTGGATGGAAAACCGATTAGTCATGAATGGAGCCAATGCTAAAGAGCTTAAACTACGTTTGAAGCAACATTTTAATGTAACCGTTGAAATTAAAAACAATAAACTCGACGGAAAATTACTCAGTTCATCTTTCCGTACCGATGTCAGTCTGAAAGAAGTTCTGGATGGTATTAGTTTACTGTATAACATTAAGTATGACCTCAGTCAATCTGGGAAAGTGATTCTCTATTAA
- a CDS encoding TonB-dependent receptor domain-containing protein, with amino-acid sequence MYKRFFIAIILLQIFTISNLQAQTLNKEFSAETLDKRLTKMAQESKINILFDLNLVKGINVPAYKAKNQTWEQILQSSLSSTNFTFKRSGSSYIIVKKAVPVKKQQPGSIKGTVTDSQGVPLPGATLQITGTTNLTTISGNDGTYSFSLQSGKYILEARYISFQTQRITDLVVTENNTTSLNIALKDNADQSLSEVVVTSTYKKTAASTDGLFRQQQKAAQMSDGISAEQIAKTPDSDIAASLKRITGVTTIADKFVVVRSLGERWNTAVMDGIVLPSTDYNNQFSFDIIPTAMVESIVVSKTATPDMNASFAGGYIEIKTKDIPNKDFFSFSWGSSYNTLSAFKPFLSRQNGKYDYFGYDDGTRNFPKGLERSDFNDENFFEQSKRFTNDNFTTYKTKADPGSSFQLAFGKKFELKNDNKWGFAGAISSKYEQTILDIDHTARSNWMYNAFRVDDTAPTDFFDYKNKGVSYTTSSTVAGMLNFGLQLGRNRFSFRNSYTHTADISLTQITGWNEQGDTASDDSYNYFYTGVLPEGKGVESIALPRTVQYNYPVYQQLLQNKLEGNHKLGNTIDLNWFGARTAVEYDLKDFTTNLKYYGFSGNEMYSYYLIYNSSPGIIRQNIDNDSEDYNFGANIALQLNKEYFKNTIKAGYFGALRENTNQQSSASLKVDENRPNLPANERTTLILSSLTELLDGTHYEPGQVGWAVPRYYGGKYHGKVSQHAPFLMFDQRINTQWRLVWGARAEYYKYELLQTQRENIVEDDFDEKQLDDKLWEFLPSANFTYSPTTKMNFRLAYNKAVIRPSFQERTAIPFYDPLASAKIINAGVLSTIVNNYDFKWEWFPGLGEILSFGVYHKKFINPIERIGHRSPEGSLDLYVGNSKQAVLTGFEAEIRKSFGFIGQNPFLDKFFVSANFTFNDTKVTGYIDKLGNYGQADAPTYKANRPMYGQTPWAYNLGFAYDGERLGLNIVQNAKGDQYITVGYDYQDEEIQRPYSTTDVQLSYRFLKDKNFQVKFNIKNLFNTPIETYNNYLSYKTDNPNWGQEDNTAIRDRYILSPGTSKKYDKDTDELMFRAHRGTTFSLNMNYSF; translated from the coding sequence ATGTACAAACGTTTCTTTATAGCAATTATATTATTACAAATTTTTACAATTAGCAATTTACAGGCACAAACTTTAAACAAAGAATTTTCTGCTGAAACATTAGACAAGCGACTTACAAAAATGGCACAAGAAAGCAAAATCAATATCTTATTTGATTTGAATTTGGTAAAAGGAATAAATGTCCCAGCCTACAAAGCCAAAAATCAAACATGGGAACAAATTTTACAGTCCTCTTTATCCTCAACAAACTTCACATTTAAAAGAAGTGGTAGTTCCTATATTATTGTGAAAAAGGCAGTTCCTGTAAAAAAGCAGCAGCCGGGAAGCATTAAAGGAACTGTTACAGACAGTCAAGGCGTACCGCTTCCCGGCGCAACCCTACAAATAACAGGAACAACAAACCTAACAACTATATCTGGTAATGATGGTACTTATTCATTTTCATTGCAATCCGGTAAATATATTCTGGAGGCAAGGTATATTTCGTTTCAAACACAACGAATTACCGACCTGGTCGTAACCGAAAATAACACAACCTCTTTAAACATTGCTTTAAAAGACAACGCTGACCAATCTTTAAGTGAAGTAGTAGTAACCAGTACTTACAAAAAGACAGCTGCCTCTACAGATGGATTATTTAGACAACAACAAAAAGCGGCTCAAATGAGCGATGGTATTTCTGCTGAGCAAATAGCCAAAACTCCTGATAGCGATATAGCAGCTTCACTAAAACGTATTACCGGAGTAACAACAATAGCTGACAAATTTGTGGTAGTGCGCTCCTTGGGGGAGAGATGGAATACTGCCGTGATGGATGGAATAGTATTGCCGAGTACGGATTACAACAACCAATTCTCTTTCGATATAATTCCAACTGCAATGGTAGAAAGTATTGTGGTAAGCAAAACAGCTACACCTGATATGAATGCCAGTTTTGCTGGTGGTTATATAGAAATAAAAACAAAAGATATTCCGAATAAAGATTTTTTCTCTTTCAGTTGGGGATCTTCCTACAATACCCTATCTGCCTTTAAGCCATTCCTTTCCCGACAAAACGGAAAATACGATTATTTTGGATATGATGATGGCACAAGGAATTTTCCAAAAGGGCTTGAAAGATCAGATTTTAATGATGAGAATTTCTTTGAGCAATCCAAACGGTTTACCAACGATAATTTTACCACATACAAAACTAAAGCTGACCCTGGCTCAAGTTTTCAACTGGCATTTGGTAAAAAATTCGAATTAAAAAATGATAACAAATGGGGTTTTGCCGGAGCAATAAGTTCTAAATACGAACAAACCATCTTAGATATAGACCATACTGCGCGTTCGAACTGGATGTATAATGCGTTTAGAGTCGATGATACTGCTCCAACAGATTTTTTTGATTACAAAAACAAGGGAGTAAGTTATACAACTAGTTCAACAGTAGCAGGAATGCTGAATTTTGGGCTACAGTTGGGAAGAAACAGGTTTTCTTTCCGTAATTCCTATACCCATACAGCAGATATTAGCCTTACACAGATAACGGGTTGGAATGAACAAGGAGATACCGCTTCAGATGATTCATACAATTATTTTTATACTGGAGTATTGCCGGAAGGGAAGGGTGTCGAATCGATTGCTTTACCCAGAACAGTTCAATACAATTACCCTGTGTATCAGCAATTGTTACAGAATAAACTGGAAGGAAATCACAAACTGGGAAATACGATAGATTTGAACTGGTTTGGTGCACGCACGGCAGTTGAATATGATTTAAAAGACTTTACAACCAATTTAAAGTATTACGGATTCTCAGGAAATGAAATGTATTCTTATTACCTTATCTATAATTCGAGTCCGGGGATTATCAGACAAAATATCGACAACGATTCAGAGGATTATAATTTTGGGGCAAATATTGCCTTGCAACTCAATAAAGAGTATTTTAAAAATACCATTAAGGCAGGATATTTTGGTGCGTTGAGAGAGAATACGAACCAGCAGAGTTCTGCAAGCCTGAAAGTAGATGAAAATCGTCCTAATCTTCCTGCTAACGAAAGAACTACTTTAATCCTTAGTTCGTTAACCGAGCTATTAGATGGCACCCATTATGAGCCAGGACAAGTAGGATGGGCTGTACCGCGTTATTATGGTGGAAAATACCACGGCAAAGTTAGCCAGCACGCTCCTTTCCTGATGTTTGATCAGCGTATAAACACCCAATGGAGGCTTGTATGGGGGGCAAGGGCAGAATACTATAAATACGAACTGCTGCAAACACAACGGGAGAATATAGTAGAAGATGACTTTGATGAGAAGCAGTTAGACGACAAACTGTGGGAGTTTTTGCCTTCGGCAAATTTTACCTATAGCCCCACTACCAAAATGAATTTTAGATTAGCATATAACAAAGCTGTGATTCGACCGTCGTTTCAGGAACGCACCGCTATTCCGTTTTATGATCCTCTTGCTTCAGCAAAAATAATTAATGCCGGTGTACTATCTACTATCGTGAATAATTATGATTTTAAGTGGGAATGGTTTCCGGGACTAGGCGAGATACTCTCTTTTGGAGTTTACCATAAGAAATTTATAAATCCTATTGAACGTATCGGGCATAGATCTCCTGAAGGAAGCCTGGACTTATATGTGGGAAATTCTAAACAGGCGGTTTTAACTGGTTTTGAAGCTGAAATACGAAAAAGTTTTGGTTTTATAGGACAAAACCCTTTTTTGGATAAGTTTTTTGTGAGTGCCAACTTTACCTTTAACGATACCAAAGTTACAGGATACATAGACAAATTAGGGAATTACGGGCAGGCAGATGCCCCAACCTATAAGGCCAATAGACCCATGTATGGGCAAACGCCTTGGGCATACAATCTGGGATTTGCTTATGATGGGGAACGCCTTGGGCTCAATATTGTCCAGAATGCAAAAGGGGACCAATACATTACGGTGGGTTATGATTATCAAGATGAAGAAATTCAGCGGCCATACAGTACTACCGATGTACAATTGAGTTATCGTTTCCTGAAAGACAAAAACTTTCAGGTAAAATTTAATATAAAAAACCTGTTTAATACACCAATAGAGACCTATAACAATTACCTGAGCTATAAAACCGACAATCCTAATTGGGGTCAGGAAGACAATACGGCTATAAGAGATCGATACATACTATCACCGGGAACATCAAAAAAATACGATAAAGATACAGACGAGCTAATGTTCAGGGCTCATAGAGGAACAACTTTCAGTTTGAATATGAATTATAGTTTTTAG
- a CDS encoding T9SS type A sorting domain-containing protein, which produces MKNLLLFTALLVFGVSNAQFIVWETTFETPEERAGWRFYDGNNNNNTWSIGKHVVRKAATPNMYEEVSPDNVLRYSRYVPNVVGSPANFKADIFNDFEDWVISPEIDLTAASGEIILAAMIGRVIAYNTTSTSNNTDRSVFVYVSTPVKPVPDVTDFKALRADMIAAYESNPNSSILPKKLSITNADYVSSGNALFAQATSDLSQYAGKKIYIGFWNNLTNANRPIDQQISSSFFLDSNSSATFQIDEMQIFASALLGVDDINTPKVLTQLVQNPVVSTLLLQLNPAFDPTSTFVKVYNMLGQEVLATSYKDQIEVSALVTGTYIVHITNGTTVEKLKFIKK; this is translated from the coding sequence ATGAAAAATTTATTACTCTTTACAGCTTTATTAGTATTTGGCGTTAGCAACGCACAATTTATAGTATGGGAAACCACCTTTGAAACCCCAGAAGAAAGAGCCGGATGGAGATTCTATGACGGAAACAATAACAATAACACCTGGAGTATAGGAAAACACGTCGTTCGTAAGGCAGCAACTCCAAATATGTATGAAGAAGTATCTCCTGATAACGTTTTAAGATACAGTCGTTATGTACCAAATGTTGTGGGCAGTCCTGCAAATTTTAAGGCTGATATTTTTAATGATTTTGAAGATTGGGTTATCTCTCCTGAAATAGATTTAACAGCAGCGTCAGGAGAAATTATCTTGGCAGCTATGATAGGGAGAGTAATTGCTTATAATACTACTTCCACATCTAACAATACTGACAGAAGTGTTTTTGTTTATGTAAGCACACCGGTAAAACCTGTTCCGGATGTAACCGATTTTAAAGCACTGCGTGCTGATATGATAGCAGCTTATGAGAGTAATCCTAACAGTAGCATTCTTCCTAAAAAACTTAGTATTACCAATGCTGATTATGTTTCGTCGGGCAACGCATTATTTGCACAAGCAACGTCAGACCTTTCTCAGTATGCTGGAAAGAAAATCTATATCGGATTCTGGAATAATCTTACAAATGCAAACAGACCTATAGACCAACAGATATCATCTTCTTTTTTTCTTGATTCAAATTCATCCGCTACCTTTCAAATAGATGAGATGCAGATTTTTGCATCAGCGCTATTAGGTGTTGATGATATAAACACTCCTAAAGTTCTTACCCAACTAGTTCAAAACCCGGTAGTTTCTACTTTACTGTTACAATTAAACCCAGCTTTTGACCCAACATCTACTTTTGTTAAAGTATATAATATGTTAGGACAAGAAGTATTGGCTACATCCTATAAAGACCAAATAGAAGTATCAGCTTTGGTAACCGGAACTTATATTGTGCATATAACAAATGGTACGACGGTAGAAAAGTTGAAGTTCATCAAAAAATAA
- a CDS encoding S41 family peptidase, with translation MKKSILMLLSVILLIACQTDDDIPVTYEEGTNEYINDWIYTQMKRYYYWNESMPAKGNLSLPPKEYFGSLVNKNDFFSYAIHTSSSETFPQSLANSFGFDFSFVEFEGQVYGIVLYVLSDSPAERNGLKRGQLITAIGSTALSQGNYNRLYQNLVNMKDAKLQIVSYSEQSGFTATKEINITQGFTFSQPVLSKVITYQNHKVGFVEIPHFYAGLSKSLLNTFQEFKNQSVNEVVVDLRYNGGGDVSSATALSILLAPNIQSTNQFIRFKGNSNGGEVNQTFKESLEMNESQVSFEELRAVHPQIQRVYVLCGSHTASASEIIINNLKPFMEVITIGEKTVGKDVASFPIEDDRIIGAKAKWVLYPAIYKIFNANEEGNYAAGIQPTVVLKELQELEIFPLGNTNEILLKRALSSISGNVRIMNTKTIQNLQKQRPNVISEPLIIKKMWP, from the coding sequence ATGAAGAAATCAATTTTAATGCTACTGTCTGTAATTCTTTTGATTGCCTGCCAAACCGATGATGATATTCCTGTAACTTATGAAGAAGGTACAAATGAGTACATAAACGATTGGATTTACACACAAATGAAGCGCTATTATTATTGGAACGAAAGTATGCCTGCCAAGGGAAATTTATCTTTACCCCCGAAGGAATATTTCGGATCTTTAGTAAATAAGAATGATTTTTTTTCGTATGCAATCCATACCTCATCATCTGAAACATTTCCACAAAGCCTAGCGAATTCATTTGGCTTTGACTTTTCGTTTGTTGAATTTGAAGGACAGGTATATGGCATAGTGCTATATGTACTTTCAGATTCCCCGGCAGAGAGAAATGGGCTTAAGCGGGGACAGTTGATAACAGCCATAGGTAGCACAGCTTTAAGCCAGGGAAATTATAATAGGCTCTATCAAAATTTGGTAAATATGAAAGATGCTAAGTTGCAAATCGTTTCCTATTCTGAACAGTCAGGGTTTACAGCCACTAAAGAGATTAATATTACTCAGGGATTTACTTTTTCGCAACCTGTCCTCAGCAAGGTCATCACTTACCAAAATCACAAAGTAGGCTTTGTTGAAATACCGCATTTTTATGCCGGTCTCTCAAAGTCGTTACTAAATACGTTTCAGGAATTTAAGAATCAGTCTGTTAATGAAGTTGTTGTAGATTTGAGGTATAATGGCGGAGGCGATGTTTCCTCTGCTACAGCCCTTAGCATACTTTTGGCTCCCAACATACAATCTACTAATCAATTCATCCGGTTTAAGGGAAATTCCAACGGCGGTGAAGTGAACCAGACTTTTAAGGAGTCCCTGGAGATGAATGAATCCCAAGTCAGCTTTGAGGAACTTAGAGCTGTCCATCCGCAAATCCAGAGAGTTTATGTTTTGTGCGGCAGCCATACTGCATCGGCTTCTGAAATAATAATTAACAATCTAAAGCCTTTTATGGAAGTGATAACCATTGGCGAAAAAACCGTGGGTAAGGATGTTGCCAGCTTCCCGATTGAGGATGACAGGATTATTGGTGCAAAGGCAAAATGGGTATTATACCCCGCAATTTATAAAATATTTAATGCTAATGAAGAGGGTAACTATGCAGCTGGGATACAGCCAACTGTTGTTTTAAAAGAGCTTCAGGAACTAGAAATATTTCCTTTAGGAAATACAAATGAAATATTACTGAAGCGAGCCTTGAGTTCTATCTCTGGAAATGTACGTATTATGAACACCAAGACAATACAAAACCTTCAAAAACAGCGTCCCAATGTAATATCTGAACCACTGATAATTAAGAAAATGTGGCCTTGA
- a CDS encoding serine hydrolase domain-containing protein — MKMSFLKKTNIPQILFSILVLSSCGKDKNNSENEAVKEKDTLGKMVPMGPEKKITAAYVNSVKGRINHFYNKNWPNNSMNGSFLVAKNGQIIFERYNGFANKNEGTKITADTPVQIASVSKVLTATAVLKLINLGKIGLDQKVNTILKTFPYEECTVRMLLCHRSGMRNYAYFTDRDKSVWDRHNQLTNKDILDILATKNVGLESRVGTRFAYCNTNYAMLALIIEKITGLTYKEAMSQMIFKPLGMTHTYVFDDDKERKNIVPSYKGNGVEIGFDYLDNVYGDKNIFSTVRDLLKFDRARNAPDFLKPALLKEVYTGQSNERKGTKNYGLGIRMINWETGQNFYFHNGWWHGNTSSYIPLMKEGVTIIALSNKMTRNTYAVRKLAPIFGDYPFQFKDEE; from the coding sequence ATGAAAATGAGTTTCCTTAAAAAAACAAATATACCACAAATACTTTTCTCAATTTTAGTTTTAAGTTCCTGTGGAAAAGATAAAAATAACAGTGAGAATGAAGCTGTAAAAGAAAAAGATACATTAGGTAAAATGGTTCCGATGGGACCTGAAAAAAAAATAACTGCCGCCTACGTTAACTCCGTAAAAGGGCGAATCAATCATTTTTACAATAAAAACTGGCCAAATAATAGTATGAACGGAAGTTTTCTGGTAGCAAAAAACGGTCAGATTATTTTTGAAAGATATAATGGGTTTGCTAATAAAAATGAAGGCACAAAAATTACTGCAGATACACCGGTACAAATTGCTTCTGTGAGCAAGGTACTGACTGCAACTGCTGTTTTAAAATTAATCAATTTAGGCAAAATTGGCCTGGATCAAAAAGTAAATACCATTTTAAAAACGTTCCCGTACGAAGAATGTACCGTTCGAATGTTATTGTGTCATCGCAGCGGAATGCGAAATTATGCTTATTTTACAGACAGGGATAAATCGGTTTGGGACAGACATAACCAGCTGACAAACAAAGATATTCTGGATATCCTGGCGACTAAAAATGTAGGTTTGGAGTCAAGAGTTGGAACCCGTTTTGCGTATTGCAATACCAATTACGCGATGCTGGCTCTTATTATTGAAAAAATAACCGGACTAACCTACAAAGAAGCCATGTCTCAAATGATTTTCAAGCCTCTTGGAATGACACATACGTATGTTTTTGATGATGATAAAGAGCGAAAAAATATTGTTCCTTCCTATAAAGGGAATGGGGTAGAAATTGGTTTTGATTACCTGGATAACGTTTATGGTGATAAAAATATCTTTTCAACAGTCCGTGATCTTTTAAAATTTGACAGGGCCAGAAATGCGCCTGACTTTTTAAAACCGGCTTTGTTAAAAGAAGTTTACACCGGACAGAGTAATGAACGCAAGGGAACCAAAAATTATGGTCTCGGAATTAGAATGATCAATTGGGAAACTGGTCAGAACTTTTACTTTCATAACGGTTGGTGGCACGGAAACACCTCTTCTTATATTCCACTTATGAAAGAAGGCGTAACGATAATTGCCCTATCCAATAAAATGACAAGAAATACGTATGCAGTCCGTAAACTGGCTCCCATTTTTGGAGATTACCCTTTTCAGTTTAAAGACGAAGAATAA
- a CDS encoding NAD(P)-dependent oxidoreductase: MKFGIIKERKNPPDRRVVFSPDALAQLKQLYPEASVTVESSDIRVFSDLQYKSMGITVADNVSDCDILFGVKEVPVEHLIPNKSYFFFSHTIKKQPHNKKLLQAILEKNITLYDHETIVDEHNRRLIGFGKYAGMVGVYNAIRAFGIKFELFKLPKAETLSGKDALIMQLKRITLPPLKFVITGTGKVGSGALEILKAIKVKEVTIDNYLTKNYTQSVYVQLDALEYNKRTDGKILDFTDFTQYPEEYISDFEKFTKVSDIYIAGHFYGNNAPMILTQEMLNAKDCKIRVVADVSCDVNGPIASTLRSSTIAEPLYGYLPSENKEVDIFHPAAIVVMAVDNLPCEIPKDASEGFGEQFMEHVIPAFFNKDKDGILQRAKISENGKLTERFSYLQDYVDGN, translated from the coding sequence ATGAAATTCGGAATTATAAAAGAAAGAAAAAATCCACCTGACAGACGTGTTGTCTTTTCACCTGATGCATTAGCTCAATTAAAGCAGCTTTATCCAGAGGCTTCTGTAACTGTTGAAAGCTCAGATATTAGAGTTTTTTCTGATTTACAATACAAAAGTATGGGTATTACCGTTGCGGATAATGTTTCAGATTGCGATATTTTATTTGGAGTTAAAGAAGTTCCCGTTGAGCATTTAATTCCGAATAAGTCTTATTTCTTTTTTTCGCATACGATAAAAAAACAGCCTCACAACAAAAAGCTTTTACAGGCAATTTTAGAAAAAAATATCACTTTATACGATCATGAAACTATTGTTGATGAACATAACCGCCGATTAATAGGGTTTGGAAAATACGCCGGAATGGTTGGGGTTTACAATGCAATTCGTGCATTCGGTATAAAATTTGAATTATTCAAACTTCCAAAAGCAGAAACACTTTCAGGAAAAGATGCGCTCATCATGCAGTTGAAAAGAATTACATTACCTCCTTTAAAATTCGTCATTACCGGAACCGGAAAAGTTGGAAGCGGTGCGCTGGAAATTTTGAAAGCAATCAAAGTCAAAGAAGTAACTATTGATAATTATCTGACTAAAAACTACACCCAATCCGTTTATGTACAGCTGGATGCATTAGAATACAACAAAAGAACTGATGGAAAGATTCTTGACTTTACAGATTTCACACAATATCCGGAAGAATATATTTCTGATTTTGAAAAATTCACCAAAGTCAGCGATATTTACATAGCGGGTCATTTTTACGGAAATAACGCACCCATGATCCTGACCCAGGAAATGTTAAACGCCAAAGACTGCAAAATAAGAGTTGTAGCTGATGTTTCTTGCGATGTAAACGGTCCAATTGCGAGCACGCTTCGTTCTTCGACCATTGCTGAACCATTGTATGGTTATTTACCATCAGAAAATAAAGAAGTTGATATTTTTCATCCTGCGGCAATTGTAGTGATGGCTGTAGATAATTTACCTTGCGAAATTCCTAAAGATGCGAGCGAAGGCTTTGGAGAACAATTTATGGAGCATGTAATTCCTGCTTTCTTTAACAAAGACAAAGACGGAATACTGCAACGTGCTAAAATTTCCGAAAATGGCAAACTGACAGAGCGGTTTAGTTATTTACAGGATTATGTTGATGGGAATTAA
- a CDS encoding alpha/beta hydrolase — MKKLVITFSISLVLNCAHLFAQANTETPLYPNGIEKNPIIHPNPEKVVDSVINPMSLSHKNRVISNISVPTCQLFPASESNNKHIGVVIFPGGGLTTNWVDKEGTDLAMWLSAQGINCMVVKYRTNRKDEKGEMIIPMDDYKGAVYQDARTGILKMKELAESLKIDKDKIGILGFSAGGWLSERIIIKSTETKETIDWKPAFAALIYHGNTLSNFKRIDNVQALPPIFMAIARDDKKMPVKEIIPGLAAIAAEVKKSELHIYSKGDHGFGLAYDKGHSVSKWKDSFYDWLLDIYNK, encoded by the coding sequence ATGAAAAAACTCGTAATCACATTTTCAATTTCATTAGTATTAAACTGTGCTCATTTATTTGCTCAAGCCAATACGGAGACTCCTTTGTATCCAAATGGTATTGAAAAAAATCCGATAATACATCCCAATCCTGAAAAGGTAGTAGATTCTGTCATTAATCCGATGTCATTATCCCATAAAAACAGGGTGATCAGTAATATTTCGGTTCCAACCTGTCAATTATTCCCAGCTTCAGAATCGAATAACAAACATATTGGAGTAGTAATTTTTCCTGGTGGAGGCTTAACCACGAACTGGGTTGATAAGGAAGGAACTGACTTAGCGATGTGGCTTTCAGCGCAAGGGATCAATTGTATGGTAGTAAAATACAGGACCAACAGAAAGGATGAAAAAGGAGAAATGATTATTCCAATGGATGATTATAAAGGAGCCGTTTATCAGGATGCGAGAACAGGTATTTTAAAAATGAAAGAACTAGCAGAAAGCCTGAAAATTGACAAAGATAAAATCGGGATTTTGGGCTTTTCGGCTGGTGGCTGGCTAAGCGAACGCATTATCATAAAATCTACCGAAACAAAAGAAACTATAGATTGGAAACCGGCTTTTGCTGCTTTAATTTACCATGGCAATACGCTTAGTAATTTTAAACGAATTGACAACGTTCAGGCCTTACCTCCTATTTTTATGGCAATTGCCCGTGATGATAAAAAAATGCCTGTAAAAGAAATTATTCCGGGTCTGGCTGCCATTGCTGCAGAAGTAAAAAAATCAGAATTACATATTTATTCTAAAGGTGATCACGGTTTTGGACTGGCTTATGACAAAGGACATTCGGTTTCAAAATGGAAAGACAGTTTCTATGATTGGCTATTGGATATTTACAATAAGTAA